Proteins from a single region of Bradyrhizobium diazoefficiens:
- a CDS encoding strawberry notch-like NTP hydrolase domain-containing protein: MTESLAGGAAAAPVSMRAAASITSAVVGAARLLLTDLERGRRIDAAILRSVMEAAFGASDAAGAWNWKTAYDACEAATVLFLRKFGPVMRTKAGSMAAMLPMLAKIASCLPTHTRRSEDSQALQQFSTPIPLGLAACTAAAITSADRVLEPSAGTGLLAIFAELAGGALALNELAEARAALLDQLFANVQVTRFDAAQIDDHLDACVAPSVVLMNPPFSALANVDRRMADAALRHIASALARLCDGGRLVAITGASFGPDNPAWRDAFVRLQECGRVVFTAAIAGAVYTKHGTHTDTSLLVIDKQPASDPKFFPASLGMAGDVATLLGWVSRHVPPRLAVAAPVVVDVVRRPKMPRPVGASAPRPSSTSAGAAPECVELSYETVEWWPPEGARLTDALYEEYGLQSIRIPGAHAHPTKLVQSAAMASVAPPKPSYRPHLPANLVADGTLSDAQLECVVYAGEAHSEFLAGAWTVDATFDVVMAARDDADNAIRFRRGWFLGDGTGAGKGRQVAGILLDNRLKGRRRAIWISKSDKLIEDAQRDWSALGMERLLVTPLSRFRQGIPIRLSEGILFATYATLRTDERGEKLSRVKQIVEWLGSDFDGVIVFDESHAMQNAVGGKGERGDQAASQQGRAGLRLQHALPNARVVYVSATGATSVHNLAYAQRLGLWGGADFPFATRAEFVEAIEEGGVAAMEVLARDLKALGLYAARSLSYEGVEYELVEHQLTPEEVRIYDAYAGAFSVIHNNLDAAMRAANITGETGTLNGQAKSAARSAFERAKQRFFGHLLTSMKTPSLIRSIDRDLDAGHAAVIQIVSTGEALMERRLAEIPTEDWGDVQVDITPREYVFDYLAHSFPVQLYEPFTDSEGNLCSRPVYRDGQPVESREAVARRGRLIEKLASLPPVPGALDQIVQRFGTDMVAEVTGRSRRIIRKGDRLMVENRAGSANLAETSAFMDDVKRILVFSDAGGTGRSYHAELSARNRRLRVHYLLEPGWKADAAIQGLGRTNRTNQAQPPLFRPIATDVKAEKRFLSTIARRLDTLGAITRGQRQTGGQGLFRPEDNLESQYGRDALRQLYTLLVRGRVEGCSLEKFEDATGLKLTDANGLRDDLPPITTFLNRLLALTINLQNVLFTAFEQLLAARIEGAVASGTYDLGLETLRAESFVVAERRKIYVHPSTGAETRLLTITQRQRNHPVSLDDALARLSDHAVLLINDRSGRAAVQVPAPSVMLDDGEIERRVRLIRPMEQHRVPLTMMAESHWVDANRECFAAAWLAELAEVPEFTESTIHVVAGLLLPIWKRLPNESTRVYRLQTDAGERIIGRKVSAAWVAKAFSADAPTLTPDAAFAAVMEGRIVLDLAEGLQLRRVRVMGACRIELSGFNDTMRDRLRACGLFGEIISWKLRMFVPTDASGVGILTKVLDTYPVARVSEREAA; this comes from the coding sequence ATGACCGAATCTCTCGCAGGCGGCGCTGCCGCCGCGCCCGTCTCGATGCGTGCCGCTGCAAGTATCACCTCCGCCGTCGTCGGGGCCGCGCGACTGCTCCTGACCGATCTCGAACGCGGCCGTCGCATCGATGCTGCCATCCTGCGCAGCGTCATGGAGGCGGCCTTCGGCGCCTCCGACGCGGCCGGTGCCTGGAATTGGAAGACCGCCTATGACGCCTGCGAGGCGGCGACCGTTCTGTTCCTTCGCAAGTTCGGTCCGGTAATGCGCACCAAGGCTGGTTCGATGGCTGCGATGCTGCCGATGCTCGCGAAAATCGCGAGCTGTCTGCCGACCCACACGCGGCGTTCCGAGGACAGCCAGGCGCTTCAACAATTCTCGACGCCGATCCCGCTGGGGCTCGCCGCATGTACCGCAGCCGCCATTACATCGGCCGATCGCGTTCTGGAGCCCTCCGCCGGGACAGGCTTGCTCGCCATCTTCGCCGAGCTCGCCGGCGGCGCGTTGGCATTGAATGAGTTGGCCGAGGCTCGCGCGGCATTGCTCGACCAACTGTTCGCGAACGTTCAGGTCACGCGGTTCGACGCCGCGCAGATCGACGATCACCTCGATGCATGTGTCGCACCGAGCGTCGTCCTGATGAACCCGCCGTTCTCGGCGCTGGCGAACGTTGATCGACGAATGGCGGATGCGGCGCTACGGCACATCGCTTCGGCCTTGGCCCGTCTTTGCGACGGTGGGCGCCTCGTCGCTATCACCGGCGCAAGCTTCGGGCCCGACAATCCGGCATGGCGAGATGCCTTCGTTCGCCTTCAGGAATGCGGGCGAGTTGTGTTCACTGCCGCGATCGCCGGAGCCGTTTATACGAAACACGGAACCCACACCGACACAAGTCTGCTCGTGATCGACAAGCAGCCCGCGTCAGACCCGAAATTCTTTCCGGCCTCGCTCGGCATGGCGGGCGATGTCGCTACCTTGCTCGGCTGGGTGAGCCGGCATGTTCCTCCGAGGCTGGCTGTTGCCGCCCCCGTCGTGGTCGATGTTGTCAGGCGCCCTAAGATGCCACGGCCGGTCGGCGCCTCTGCGCCCCGTCCATCGTCCACTTCAGCAGGCGCAGCGCCAGAATGCGTAGAACTTTCCTACGAGACAGTTGAATGGTGGCCGCCGGAAGGCGCCCGACTGACCGATGCGCTTTACGAGGAATACGGATTGCAATCGATCCGTATTCCCGGCGCACATGCGCATCCGACCAAGCTCGTGCAGTCGGCTGCGATGGCATCCGTCGCGCCGCCTAAACCTTCCTATCGGCCCCACCTGCCGGCTAATCTCGTGGCGGATGGCACCCTGTCGGACGCGCAGCTTGAGTGCGTCGTCTATGCCGGCGAGGCGCATTCCGAATTTCTCGCGGGCGCCTGGACGGTCGATGCGACCTTTGACGTCGTGATGGCCGCGCGCGACGATGCAGACAATGCCATCCGCTTCCGCCGCGGCTGGTTCTTGGGCGATGGCACCGGCGCGGGCAAGGGGCGGCAGGTCGCCGGCATTTTGCTGGACAACCGGCTCAAGGGCCGCCGTCGTGCAATCTGGATCAGCAAATCCGACAAGCTGATCGAGGACGCGCAGCGCGACTGGTCCGCGCTCGGTATGGAGCGGCTGCTTGTTACGCCGCTATCACGTTTTCGCCAGGGGATACCGATCAGGCTTTCGGAAGGCATCCTATTTGCCACCTACGCCACGCTACGCACCGACGAGCGCGGCGAAAAGCTTTCGCGTGTTAAGCAGATCGTTGAATGGTTGGGCTCCGATTTCGACGGAGTGATCGTCTTCGACGAGAGCCACGCCATGCAAAATGCGGTCGGCGGCAAGGGCGAGCGCGGCGACCAGGCGGCCTCTCAGCAGGGGCGCGCGGGCCTGAGGCTCCAGCATGCCTTGCCGAATGCTCGCGTCGTTTATGTATCGGCGACGGGCGCCACCTCGGTCCACAACCTCGCTTATGCCCAACGTCTCGGCCTCTGGGGCGGCGCCGACTTCCCGTTCGCCACACGTGCCGAGTTCGTCGAAGCGATCGAGGAGGGTGGGGTCGCGGCAATGGAAGTGCTGGCGCGCGACCTCAAGGCACTTGGCCTCTACGCGGCACGCTCATTGTCCTACGAGGGCGTCGAGTACGAGCTCGTCGAACACCAGCTTACACCGGAAGAGGTTCGCATCTACGACGCCTACGCCGGTGCGTTCAGCGTCATCCATAACAATCTCGACGCGGCGATGCGGGCCGCCAACATCACCGGCGAAACCGGAACGCTGAACGGGCAGGCAAAATCCGCGGCCCGATCCGCATTCGAGAGAGCCAAACAGCGCTTCTTCGGTCATCTGCTGACCTCGATGAAGACGCCGTCGCTCATCCGATCGATCGACCGAGATCTCGACGCCGGCCATGCCGCTGTCATCCAGATTGTTTCAACGGGTGAGGCGTTGATGGAGCGCCGGCTCGCCGAGATCCCGACCGAAGACTGGGGCGACGTCCAGGTCGACATCACCCCGCGCGAGTACGTGTTCGACTATCTCGCCCATTCCTTCCCGGTCCAGCTCTACGAGCCCTTCACCGACTCGGAGGGCAATCTCTGCTCGCGGCCTGTCTATCGCGATGGCCAGCCGGTTGAGAGCCGGGAAGCCGTAGCACGACGCGGCCGCCTCATCGAGAAGCTCGCCTCGCTGCCTCCGGTGCCCGGCGCGTTGGATCAAATCGTGCAGCGCTTCGGCACCGACATGGTCGCCGAAGTGACCGGCCGCTCGCGCCGTATCATTCGTAAGGGCGACCGGCTGATGGTCGAAAACCGAGCCGGTTCGGCCAATCTCGCCGAGACCTCGGCCTTCATGGATGATGTCAAGCGGATACTCGTGTTCTCCGACGCGGGCGGTACGGGGAGGAGCTATCACGCAGAACTGTCGGCCCGGAATCGCCGCTTGCGGGTTCATTACCTGCTCGAGCCCGGATGGAAGGCGGATGCCGCGATCCAGGGGCTCGGCCGGACAAACCGGACCAATCAGGCGCAGCCGCCGCTGTTTCGCCCCATAGCGACCGACGTGAAGGCCGAAAAGCGCTTCCTCAGCACCATCGCACGTCGGCTCGACACATTGGGGGCCATTACGCGCGGCCAGCGCCAGACCGGAGGGCAGGGCCTGTTCCGGCCCGAGGACAATCTCGAAAGCCAGTACGGGCGTGATGCACTGCGCCAACTCTACACGCTGCTGGTGCGAGGCAGGGTGGAGGGATGCTCGCTCGAGAAGTTCGAGGATGCGACCGGCCTGAAGCTGACGGACGCCAATGGGCTCAGGGATGATCTGCCGCCGATCACGACCTTCCTGAACAGGTTATTGGCCCTCACCATCAACCTGCAGAATGTCCTGTTTACCGCTTTCGAGCAGCTCTTGGCCGCCCGGATAGAAGGCGCTGTCGCCTCGGGCACCTACGACCTCGGGCTGGAAACGCTCCGGGCCGAAAGCTTTGTCGTCGCCGAGCGGCGGAAGATCTATGTCCATCCTAGCACTGGCGCCGAGACCCGGCTGCTCACCATCACCCAGCGCCAGCGCAACCATCCTGTGAGCCTGGATGACGCTCTTGCTCGTCTTTCCGATCATGCTGTCCTGCTGATCAATGACCGCTCGGGGCGAGCCGCCGTGCAGGTCCCAGCCCCGAGCGTTATGCTCGACGACGGCGAGATCGAGCGCCGCGTCCGCCTGATCCGGCCTATGGAGCAGCACAGGGTCCCTCTGACCATGATGGCGGAGAGCCATTGGGTAGATGCGAACCGTGAATGCTTTGCCGCAGCCTGGCTGGCGGAGCTTGCCGAGGTCCCGGAGTTCACGGAAAGCACGATCCACGTGGTGGCGGGATTGCTGCTCCCAATCTGGAAGCGGCTGCCGAATGAATCGACCCGCGTCTATCGGCTTCAAACAGATGCGGGCGAACGCATCATCGGCCGCAAGGTTTCTGCCGCGTGGGTCGCAAAAGCCTTCTCGGCGGACGCGCCCACGCTGACGCCGGACGCTGCCTTTGCCGCGGTGATGGAGGGACGCATCGTCCTCGATCTCGCGGAGGGACTCCAGCTTCGCCGCGTCCGGGTTATGGGCGCATGTCGCATCGAGCTGTCGGGATTCAATGACACGATGCGTGATCGCCTCCGCGCTTGCGGTCTCTTCGGAGAGATCATCTCGTGGAAGCTGCGGATGTTCGTGCCAACGGACGCAAGCGGCGTCGGGATCCTGACAAAGGTGCTCGACACCTATCCGGTCGCGCGCGTCAGTGAGCGGGAGGCCGCGTGA
- a CDS encoding toprim domain-containing protein, with protein MAPDASELARRLAREAEAVCRHYLSNGKRAGRYWVVGDVHNTPGRSMFVRLQESPKGPAGKWTDAATGEHGDLLDIIRECRGLRDFSEAAEEARRFLKLPRPAPQLASKPVRSFSLAGSQESARRLFAISSPIEGTVVETYLQRRGIARIHHGGSLRFHPRCYYRPGEHLPTETWPAMIASVTDLDGRISGVHRTWLDPDGFDRVRLGKAPIDTPRRAMGDLLGNAVRFGAVDDVLAAGEGLETILSLRYVLPTLPMAAALSANHLAAMMLPSGLRRLYIARDADAAGDAVQATLTERAEAVGVEAIALSPRLGDFNEDLHIFGLETLRAALRLQLVPEDVVRFLHSSTEAAE; from the coding sequence ATGGCCCCCGACGCCTCCGAACTGGCACGCCGGCTCGCGCGCGAGGCCGAGGCGGTGTGCCGACACTATCTCTCCAATGGCAAGCGGGCGGGGCGCTACTGGGTGGTCGGCGACGTCCACAACACGCCCGGCCGCTCGATGTTCGTGCGGCTCCAGGAATCGCCGAAGGGTCCGGCCGGCAAGTGGACCGATGCTGCGACCGGCGAGCATGGCGACCTCCTCGACATCATCCGCGAATGCCGGGGTTTGCGCGACTTCAGCGAGGCCGCCGAGGAAGCGAGGCGGTTTTTGAAGCTGCCTCGTCCTGCGCCGCAGCTGGCCTCGAAGCCCGTTCGTTCGTTTTCACTGGCCGGATCGCAGGAATCCGCCCGTCGGCTCTTTGCGATCTCCAGCCCGATCGAAGGCACGGTGGTCGAGACGTATTTGCAGCGCCGCGGAATAGCCCGCATCCATCATGGCGGCAGCTTGCGCTTCCACCCACGTTGCTACTACCGACCGGGCGAGCATTTGCCGACCGAGACCTGGCCGGCGATGATAGCTAGCGTCACGGACCTCGATGGGCGGATCTCCGGCGTGCACCGCACTTGGCTCGACCCCGACGGCTTTGATCGCGTGCGGCTCGGCAAGGCTCCAATCGACACGCCACGACGGGCAATGGGGGACTTGCTCGGCAACGCCGTTCGGTTCGGCGCGGTGGACGACGTGCTCGCTGCCGGCGAGGGTCTCGAGACCATACTCTCGCTGCGTTACGTGCTGCCGACGTTGCCGATGGCAGCCGCGCTTTCAGCCAATCACCTCGCAGCCATGATGCTGCCGTCTGGCCTACGTCGGCTCTATATCGCCCGTGACGCCGATGCCGCCGGCGATGCTGTGCAGGCTACTCTCACCGAGCGTGCAGAAGCCGTCGGCGTTGAGGCGATCGCGTTGTCGCCCCGGCTAGGCGATTTCAACGAAGACCTGCACATCTTTGGTCTCGAGACTCTCCGGGCAGCGTTGCGGCTTCAACTCGTACCAGAGGACGTCGTCCGCTTCCTGCATTCGTCGACGGAAGCTGCAGAATAG
- a CDS encoding DUF2493 domain-containing protein: MTDHDDIEPPHASSPTDHVLTELQLFGYRPFDDQPDPRPLPEGKMIAGAVADVFDALVATLSDTRLEPDLNDLLWSTVNLFHRAVDRIGRQLDENEQAQQKSQREQNGSEVRSVELERLTAEGITLIERRNCLELFRDQAIERFEAHTSSSWRPRSGSLVNHRTLTAAMIDSRDFIAARRRAETEVLLPAGPKIALTGGLDFDDHHLIWDRLDKVHAKHSDMVLLHGGSPKGAELIASKWATNRNVPQIAFKPDWTKHAKAAPFKRNDAMLELLPIGVMHFPGTGIQDNLADKAKRLGIPVWKFGGA, from the coding sequence ATGACCGACCACGACGACATCGAACCGCCACACGCCTCTTCTCCTACGGACCACGTCCTCACCGAATTGCAGCTCTTCGGCTACCGTCCATTCGACGACCAACCCGACCCACGACCGCTTCCCGAGGGCAAGATGATCGCTGGTGCCGTTGCCGATGTGTTCGACGCCCTGGTTGCGACACTGAGCGACACGCGACTCGAGCCGGACCTTAATGATCTGCTCTGGTCGACTGTCAACCTGTTCCATCGTGCCGTCGACCGCATTGGACGCCAACTCGACGAGAATGAACAGGCGCAGCAGAAAAGCCAGCGCGAGCAGAACGGCTCGGAGGTGCGATCGGTCGAACTCGAGCGTCTGACGGCTGAAGGCATCACGTTGATCGAGCGCCGCAACTGCCTGGAGCTGTTCCGCGACCAGGCCATCGAGCGCTTCGAGGCGCACACCAGCTCATCCTGGCGCCCTCGATCGGGATCACTGGTGAACCACCGCACATTGACCGCAGCGATGATCGATTCCCGCGACTTCATCGCAGCCAGGCGTCGCGCCGAGACTGAGGTGTTGCTGCCGGCAGGACCGAAGATCGCGCTCACCGGCGGGCTCGACTTCGACGACCACCACCTCATCTGGGATCGCCTTGACAAGGTTCATGCCAAGCATTCCGACATGGTCCTGCTCCACGGCGGTTCGCCCAAGGGCGCCGAACTGATCGCCTCCAAATGGGCGACCAACCGCAACGTGCCACAGATCGCTTTCAAGCCCGATTGGACCAAGCACGCCAAGGCGGCCCCCTTCAAGCGCAACGACGCCATGCTCGAACTCCTGCCGATCGGTGTCATGCATTTCCCGGGCACGGGCATCCAGGACAATCTCGCAGACAAGGCGAAGCGGCTCGGCATCCCCGTCTGGAAGTTCGGCGGCGCGTGA
- a CDS encoding DUF736 domain-containing protein, which translates to MANIGSFKKVGNDFQGEIITLSLQAKGVRIVAEANRSNDNAPSHRIYVGRAEIGAAWSKRSDEGRDYLSLKLDDPSFNAPIYANLFDDEGGEGYTLLWSRPRKNGE; encoded by the coding sequence ATGGCTAACATCGGTTCTTTCAAGAAGGTGGGCAACGATTTCCAGGGCGAGATCATCACCCTGAGCCTGCAGGCCAAGGGCGTCCGTATCGTCGCCGAGGCCAACCGGTCCAACGATAACGCCCCCAGCCACCGCATCTACGTGGGCCGTGCGGAGATCGGGGCAGCCTGGTCGAAGCGCTCGGACGAGGGCCGCGATTACCTCTCGCTCAAGCTCGACGACCCCTCGTTCAACGCGCCGATCTACGCCAACCTCTTCGACGACGAAGGCGGCGAAGGCTACACGCTCCTGTGGTCGCGGCCGCGCAAGAACGGCGAGTAA
- a CDS encoding DUF2285 domain-containing protein, producing the protein MRRLADFNAHRHVVIDANGVPLVVMKRNGVCVPLEIRGLSVLTAPFVPVFELHDLDDLSAQTELLRRLQRFTDANFRVVQKPSFASDERLHHALIALDESLKGKTYRQIAIAIFGEKKVAEEWHGHSQFLRDRTRRLVAKGTELMKGGYRDLLG; encoded by the coding sequence GTGCGCCGGCTCGCCGACTTCAACGCCCATCGACACGTGGTCATCGATGCCAATGGTGTCCCGCTGGTCGTGATGAAGCGCAACGGTGTATGTGTTCCCCTCGAAATCCGTGGCCTTTCCGTCCTGACAGCGCCATTCGTCCCGGTCTTTGAACTGCATGACCTTGACGATCTCTCAGCTCAGACCGAGCTCCTGAGGCGCCTGCAACGCTTCACGGATGCAAATTTTAGAGTCGTTCAAAAGCCCTCCTTTGCCAGCGATGAACGTCTTCATCACGCCCTCATCGCGCTCGATGAGAGCCTCAAGGGCAAGACGTACCGGCAAATCGCGATTGCGATCTTCGGAGAGAAAAAAGTTGCTGAAGAATGGCACGGGCATAGTCAATTTTTGCGCGATCGCACGCGACGCCTTGTCGCCAAGGGCACTGAACTGATGAAGGGCGGCTATCGCGATCTCCTGGGCTGA
- a CDS encoding S26 family signal peptidase, translating into MRIDRTRLWRQATTLSAMCAGIITLLMSSAPALPLLIYNATGSAPLGFYYLEQRLPARGELAVFRPPPGIELLIIAHNILPVPVPLLKRVEAVGGDEICRAKEPIGTISINGKVVAEVLEKDREGRPLPAWEGCMRLVEGEYFLLQPHPNSFDSRYFGSVLRCDILGVARPLWTWNPDS; encoded by the coding sequence ATGCGGATTGATCGCACTAGATTGTGGCGGCAGGCCACCACTCTTTCGGCCATGTGCGCCGGCATCATCACGCTTTTGATGTCGTCTGCGCCCGCTCTACCGCTTCTGATCTACAATGCCACCGGCAGCGCGCCGCTCGGCTTCTACTATCTGGAGCAACGGCTGCCGGCGCGTGGCGAACTCGCCGTCTTCAGGCCACCTCCTGGAATCGAACTCCTGATCATCGCGCACAACATACTGCCCGTACCGGTGCCGCTTTTGAAGCGTGTCGAGGCCGTCGGCGGAGATGAAATCTGCCGCGCCAAAGAGCCGATTGGTACCATCTCAATCAACGGGAAGGTTGTGGCCGAGGTGCTCGAGAAGGACAGGGAAGGGCGACCTTTGCCAGCTTGGGAGGGCTGCATGAGACTCGTGGAGGGGGAGTATTTTCTCCTTCAGCCGCACCCGAATTCCTTTGACTCGCGGTATTTCGGATCGGTCCTACGCTGCGATATCCTCGGCGTGGCGCGTCCACTCTGGACATGGAATCCGGATAGTTGA
- the rlxS gene encoding relaxase/mobilization nuclease RlxS (I built this because a sul1 chimera in AMR looks like the C-terminus.), producing MREIDDEFDVKLGRIGNRRPARATSYLRRVRQEAAKAGVGARAGSSFSGSRIGRGHAQGAVLAGRGRSQGRRRVVVKARIVRIKSGDAGAVRAHLRYVQRDGVTREGEPGELYDARNDRADGKAFTERSTGDRHHFRFIVAPEDSAELADLKPFVRDLMRQMEQDLGTRLDWVAADHFNTGHPHTHIVLRGKDGEGNDLVIARDYIAHGFRARAAELVTRELGPETEIEVARKLQQEITGERLTRLDRSILRDAPSGVLELGALSGREPAWQTARIGRLRTLERMGLAEESEPGRWRIDADLEPKLRRMGERGDIIKTMHREMAATGIARAAGDYTIFDPERGVHRLVGRVVGEGFADELTERRYVVIDGVDGRTHYAELGALGANEEPPVRNTILELRSRVAEPRATDRTIAEIADMHDGIYGERLHRAFDPHASGEFVGAHVRRLEAMRREGVVSRLADDNWSVGRDYLDRALRYEKLQHSRNPVRVAMLSWQRLEDLPQALGATWLDRKLVGKEPDELASTGFGAEVETALRARRQWLIEQGLAREEGGQVRFARNMLETLEARELARTAADISARTGLEHLDAKAGDKIDGVYRRMLTLNSGRFALIERSHQFVLVPWRSVLERARGQLVTGQVGGEGISWSIGIRRGMGR from the coding sequence ATGCGAGAGATCGACGACGAATTCGACGTGAAGCTCGGGCGGATCGGCAACCGCAGGCCTGCGAGGGCGACCAGCTATCTTCGACGCGTCCGTCAGGAGGCGGCGAAGGCTGGCGTTGGCGCGCGGGCAGGTTCGTCGTTTAGCGGCAGCCGCATCGGCCGCGGCCACGCGCAAGGCGCGGTGTTGGCCGGGCGCGGACGAAGCCAGGGGCGGCGCCGTGTCGTGGTCAAGGCACGGATCGTGCGGATCAAGTCAGGTGACGCCGGCGCCGTGCGAGCCCACCTCCGTTACGTCCAACGCGACGGCGTCACGCGCGAGGGCGAGCCAGGGGAACTATACGACGCCCGCAATGACCGCGCCGATGGCAAGGCCTTTACGGAACGCAGCACTGGGGATCGCCACCACTTTCGGTTTATCGTGGCGCCGGAGGACAGCGCAGAGCTGGCCGACCTGAAGCCGTTCGTCCGCGACCTCATGCGGCAGATGGAGCAGGATCTCGGCACCAGGCTCGACTGGGTTGCTGCCGATCATTTCAACACCGGCCATCCTCATACCCACATCGTGTTACGCGGCAAGGATGGCGAAGGAAACGACCTCGTCATCGCGCGTGATTACATCGCTCATGGCTTTCGAGCGCGGGCGGCCGAACTCGTCACGCGAGAGCTCGGCCCTGAAACAGAGATCGAGGTCGCTCGCAAGCTTCAGCAGGAGATCACGGGCGAGCGGCTCACGCGGCTTGACCGGAGCATCCTGCGAGATGCCCCTAGCGGAGTTCTTGAGCTGGGGGCGCTGTCTGGACGGGAACCTGCCTGGCAAACAGCGCGGATCGGTCGGCTGCGAACGTTAGAACGCATGGGCTTGGCAGAGGAGAGTGAGCCCGGCCGGTGGCGGATCGACGCCGATCTCGAGCCAAAGCTCAGACGCATGGGGGAACGGGGTGACATCATCAAGACCATGCACCGTGAGATGGCCGCGACAGGCATTGCACGGGCGGCCGGGGACTACACGATATTCGATCCGGAGCGAGGCGTTCATCGCCTGGTTGGGCGAGTTGTTGGCGAAGGGTTTGCTGACGAACTGACGGAACGCCGCTATGTCGTCATCGATGGGGTGGACGGCCGAACGCACTATGCCGAACTCGGCGCCCTCGGTGCCAACGAGGAGCCGCCTGTCCGGAACACGATTCTGGAGCTCAGATCGCGCGTCGCTGAACCGCGCGCGACCGACCGGACGATCGCAGAGATAGCTGACATGCATGACGGGATTTATGGCGAGCGTTTGCATCGAGCATTCGACCCGCATGCATCGGGCGAGTTTGTCGGAGCCCACGTCCGTCGTCTGGAGGCGATGCGGCGCGAAGGGGTCGTAAGCCGTCTTGCCGATGACAATTGGAGTGTGGGACGGGACTATCTCGACCGGGCGCTTCGGTACGAGAAACTTCAGCACTCGCGTAATCCGGTGCGGGTCGCGATGCTGTCATGGCAAAGGCTGGAGGATCTGCCGCAGGCGCTGGGGGCAACTTGGCTCGATCGCAAGCTCGTTGGGAAGGAGCCGGATGAACTCGCGTCGACCGGCTTTGGTGCGGAAGTCGAGACCGCGTTGCGAGCGAGACGGCAATGGCTGATCGAGCAGGGGCTGGCACGAGAGGAAGGCGGCCAGGTGCGTTTCGCGCGGAACATGCTCGAGACCCTCGAGGCACGCGAACTGGCGCGGACCGCGGCGGATATTTCCGCGCGCACCGGCCTTGAACACCTCGACGCGAAGGCCGGGGACAAGATCGACGGCGTCTATCGGCGCATGCTGACGCTGAACAGCGGGCGGTTCGCCCTGATCGAGCGATCCCATCAGTTCGTGCTCGTGCCGTGGCGGTCGGTGCTGGAGCGGGCGCGCGGGCAACTGGTCACCGGTCAGGTCGGCGGGGAGGGCATATCCTGGTCGATCGGCATCAGGCGCGGGATGGGACGATGA